Sequence from the Gossypium hirsutum isolate 1008001.06 unplaced genomic scaffold, Gossypium_hirsutum_v2.1 scaffold_215, whole genome shotgun sequence genome:
GTGACTTAATATTAATGCTTTCATGCATTCGGTTTTGGTATAAGAATGTTAACAGGGTATATTATTGTAagtatgttttatgatatattttaaatgtaaattaGGTATGGTATGAAATGTTGTGGATAGATCTTCTTGTcaaataaatatgtatgttatatatatatgatgagcTTGGTTTTGGTAATTTGGTATTGGTGATTATGGatgtatatgtgattgatttGGCGATGGATTATGCATAGATgaaatatacatgtgaaattatTTGTTATGTTCGGTTAAGGTATTATACATATTTTGCTATTAAAGGACATTGGTAATAATCAACTTGGCGATTCGACACTTGcgcatatatatatctatatatatacacttttgcACATGATATAttggtatgatatatatattctcaaggtatatatatgtgtgtgtgtgtggtggttggttatgtgttttggttggagTAATTGATGGATgtgtattgagttataatatgtaatgcgtTAGTTAGAAAAAAtgcatgtcatttatatgtggcaTATTGGCATATGTTTATGGTTTAAATAATGATATGTATGGCTATATAAATTcgttaattatttgaaaattaatgAATATGTGCAATTTGTTGTTAGTATGTGCATGAGCAGTAGCTATGAAACTGATTTGATATTCAGTTAATAAGTGGGTTGGTTGGTATATGCTCAGTATATGATATGTATttgtaattaaaaattgaaatcttAAATAAGATGGGAGtatttatgtgattgattcatggagcataaattgttttaattgcctgttttgagttgtgttttgatcaataatgcctcataaccctaatctagcgacagatacgggttaggagtgttacaatcaTCATATAgatgaatatatatacaaattcatatatgtatacacaTGTTTCACATTTTAATATCACAAACTTATATCATTTTACCGAATACATATTTGCATTCAATATACATATAACCAACTTTATAACATGATTCATATCATCACTTCAAATACCAAAACTTAGTTTAATTTCAATACATTAGCTAACACATACCTGAACCTTTTAATTCAATTTCGCATTCGGTCTTTATTTAATATTACCTGTTGAATCATTCAGAATtaaataggatactcagatagtcacacatatcgtacaatgccaacgtcccaaacgtggtcttacatgtaatgtCCCATATAGGGTCTTACtcgaaaacacatatcgaaatcacatatcgatgccaacatattaaacgtggtcttactcttaatcacatatcgatgccaacatcccaaacgtggttttacacgtaatcacatatcgatgccaacgtcccagacgtggtcttacacgtaatcacatattgatgccaacgtcccaaacgttgtcttacacataatcacatattgatgccaatgtcccaaacgtagtcgtacacataatcacatattgaaaatcctatgtcatgacatatgtatcctagcattcctagggttcgtatggggctttcagacgtcgtgtCTCAGTCTAATTGAATTCGTAAACATAGCTCCCACGCATATATACATTCGGctaccacatatatactttcacataattcatttcagcatatatatcttgtatttatttaaaatttacaacatctattttcttataaacttacctcggacaacgataatTGGAACAAAATGAttattcgacaactttggttttcacGTCATCCGTTATGGATTGatcgggatctatttactataataaaacacatttttaattgttaggaatcatcacactatcgcagtttataattatggcatgtatagctagactcacacacactacgttagtcttagaaccgactaaaccgtagctctgataccaatcaaatgtaacacccctaacccgtagaTGTCGCTTGGaaaggggttacgaggcattaccaagcAAAGCACAATGTCTGAACAATTATGTATATACACATGTTCAGGTCTCTTAAACCAATCAAACTTTAAAtcaaatagctaaaattatcacttacaaattatttcatatcatataactaATATATAAGTAGTCACTTAATTCATAAACACAAATATCAGATATATCATTATATCACATAAGCATGTGCACTTAACCAAGCTAATAAAACTATTTCATTCTATTATTCCGTACAtgaatcatataaatcaaaaaaataaaataaaaaacatatctCATTTTATCATATAATCATGTGCGCATATCTAGCATGTTCAACTTATAATCGAGTTGATTTATGGACCTAAATGAATAACCAATCTATCATAAAGAATGTGCTTATATTACCTTTTGTAAAAACATCTATTCAACTAAcaaaattaaactaagaaatttAAATCCAATTCAAATAATGACAACCCAAATTTACCTATTTGGCATATAACCACTATGTTTCTTATTGCATgaattactattcatatggtcaaatGCAAATGCataagaaaaaattatatatactaaATGCATAAACTTTATACAATGTCTagtttcattttattcaatcacATCATTATACACATCATCAATAAGAAGTATGTTTTAGTTAAATAACCAAATGCAAGTAACATTTTCCATTTCCAAAATGTTTCACCTATATTTCATTTCAAATCGATTACTAAATACTAATAATCAAAGCTcaactcaattcatgttacaaaatatatatctatataataaGACATTAATTATTCATAACTTAAATACATCTTTCAATGACATaaatcaaactcatcaaacgaaTATTCATAAGTTTAACATAACATTATTTCAAAccataaatattttccaacacaTCTCACGCATATAACATGCATTTCACTCAACAATTATATATAAAACCATAGTTTGCATTTCATATCAAGCACATCACctatttatattcatatttctTAACCGAAAACAACTAAGCTTAAAACATCATTTTTAGCCATTTCATTATACACATATCAAACACTCAACTTACATATACTATACATATTACTTATTTATCACATGATATAACCCAATTCAACTAACATCCAAAATTACCTTATTTCAAAACACATCAAGAATCCTTATCAAACCATATCAAGAACCACCCATATTTATATGCCATGACCGATTCATCAAAACCACATAAATCCATCATTGACCAAAAGTAATAAAAccaaatttaacataattaaacaagccattttcacatggcttatatatacatatcctaaaatcaaatatattaactagcctgtacatgccataggtttaaattcaaacttataaaagtaccaaaaacagttgatagtgtgatagacttcactgacgatccccgaacccataactagcttccaaaatctataatacagagaacAAACATACACACAGAATAAgctatcacagcttagtaagtcataagcaaataaaagagtcaatgacattatcaactcaatttgaccaaaccaattcatgctatcataatcacatttaatctaAAACTTGCAAattcatatacaacatatacaTTCATGTATCAACTTTAACATGGCCGAAATACATATATATCCATTCTCAAAGTTATCATTTACTTCCAAGGTCATAATATCATCACATAGATGAATATATAAAcacattcatatatgtatacacttgtttcacattttaatatcacatacttatatcATTTTGCTGAATATATATTTGCATTCAAAATACATATAACCAACTTTATAACATGATTCATATCATCACttcaaataccaaaacttaccttaatttcaataCATTACCTAACACATACCTGAACCTTTTAATTCGATATTGCATTCGGTCTTTActtaacattgcccgttgaatcTTTCGGAATTAAATAGGATACTCAAATAGTCACACATATCATagaatgccaacgtcccagacgtggtcttacatgtaattacatatcgatgcaactatcccagacagggtcttgctcgtaaacacatatcggaatcacatatcgatgccgatgTATTAAATGTGGTCTTACTCGTAACTACAGGAGTAGGGCATGTTTTAGGTGCAGATCTTTAGAGCACCGTGTCAACAGAGTCCTGAACAGATGCAAGCTGTTGGTTTGGGTAATGTATAGCTACCGAGGGGTGTTCAGCAGCCatcgagaggccgtggtcaggtcaacggtggtaatggtatgggtcgtgGTTAGAGGGCACCAGGCACAGGTGCCGATCATACTAAGGCGAGGCAGCCAActctggtttatgctgcacgacgcTGAGAGGACGGAGatgccccagatgttattacgggtacgttctttattcataatgtaccttatactgcactgattAATGTTGGATCTATACATTCAGATATAGCTTATATAGTATCTGAGACCTTGGGTTTAATGGTTGAaaacactacgagtgaggttatAGTGTTGAGTCCATTAGGGCAGTCAGTGAGGGTAAATAAATTGTTTAGGGTAAACCCTTGAAGGTTCAAGGAACTATTTTTTTGGCGGACTTAATGGAACTCCCTTTCAGAGAATTTGATTCAATACTGGGTATAGATTGGCTAGTTAAACACCAAGCgaatttggattgtgctgctaagcagGTGATACTAAAAACTGTGGAGGGTAATGAGGTAGTGGTAATTGGGGAGCGTAaaaattatttgtcaaatgtgatttctgcactaagggccgaaaagttggttcgtaagggttgtgaggcgtatctaTCATACATCAGTATTTTTGATTTCGAGGTTTCTTCTGTTAAAGATATCAAAATTGTTAAGGACATTTCAGATGTTTTCTCCGATGAACTGTCTAGGTTACCACCAAATCGAGAAATTGAGTTTGGGATCATGCTCCTTCCTAGTACAGTTTCGATGTCCATCACCctttataggatggcaccgaatgagctgttggagcttaaggctcaaattcaagagttactggaccgagggttcatccgccctaatgtgtctccatggggagcatcgattttatttgtgaaaaagaaggatggatccatgcatatgtgcatcgactatcggcaACTGAATAAACGGACTgctaagaataagtaccccttacCGAGGTTTGACAATCTATTCAACCATTTTCGTGGTGTTTTGGTTTTCTCTAAGATAGATTTTCGAtctgggtaccatcaactgagagTCAAAAGAGGCTACTGTTTTTAAGACAGCATTTAGGACTTGTTAcagtcattatgagttcctagtaatgctgtttggactgacgaatgcaccagcagcttttatggatttgatgaaccgtgtgttccagccctatctggatcagtcGTAGtagtttttatagatgacatcctggtgtattcgagaactgaggatgaacatgatgcacatctccgaGTTATTCTAcaaattttgagggaaaaataaCTGTACACCAAGTTTAGTAAATGCGAGTTCTAGTTACAAGAGGTAACATTTCTAAGTCACATGGTATCTGCCGAAGGAATTAGAGTTAATCCTCGGAAAATTGAAGTTGTTTTGGATTGGAAGTTTCCTAAGATGGTAtttgagattcgaagttttctgggactggcagggtattatagacagtttgttgaggggttttcattgattgctaCACCTCTAACTAAGTTGTTGCTTAAGGGTGTACCGTTTAACTAGACTGATGCTCAgtaagaaagttttgagaaacttaagaaagttctgactgaggcccccTTCTTGATaaagccagagtctgggaaagagttTATAGTCTACAatgatgcatcacacgttggtgggggttgtgtgttgatgcaagaaggtaaagtggtgGCATATGTTTCTcgccagcttaagactcatgagacaaattatctgacacatgacttggagttggcctcAGTGATATTcacactgaaaatttggaggcattacttgtacggtgagaagtgtattatttacacggatcacaagagtctcaagtacctcctcacttAAAAGGAGATAAATCTTAAGCAGCGTAGAttgattgagctgcttaaggattatgactgctcaattgaataccatcctggtaagacCAATGTTGTGGCCAACGCACTGAGTCGTaaggctatgactgatctgagggcaatgtttgctcgcctcagtttatttgatgatggtagcttgttagctaaGCTCCAAGTCAAACCGATGTAGATTGAATAGATTAAGGGTAAATAGTTGGAGGATGAGTTACTGGATCTTCGTTTCTGGCAGATAGGGTGTGGGGAAACATCAGATTTTAAACTGAATAGCGAAGGCGTATTTTGTTTCCTTGGGAGAGTTTTTGTATcgaaggatactgatttgaggcgcatagtagtccttatgctatgcatcccgagGGGAATAAAATGTATCGAGACCTTTGTGAGTTATATTGGTGACCAAGTCTTAAGCGTGAAGCTACCAACTTTGTGAGTAAATGcctgacttgccagcaggttaaggcagAACATCAATTGCCTTTAGGGTTGCTTCAACTAGTTAAGATTCCATTTTGGAAGTGgcagagagtaactatggacttcgttagtgggctgcccttaatgcctactaagaaggatttagTATGGGTCATCatagatcgattgaccaaatctgcttATTTCATACCTATTCGTACTAATTACTCAttgcagaagctggctaaactgtatgtttcagagatagtgcgattgcatggggtaccagtttccataatatctgatagagatcctcgcttcacgtctcggttctggaagaagttacacgacggtttgggtacaaggttggacttcagtactacatTCCACCTTCAGACAGATAgccagtcagagagggtgattcaggtactggaggacatgttaaggagttgtgtgatagaCTTCTGGGGTAGTTGAAAGGAGTACTTGTCGTTAGCAAAGTTTgtgtataacaatagctatcaatctagcatacagatggcaccttacgaggcattatacggtcgtaggtgtcgtattccttcgtgttggactgagttgggtgaacgacaaatTCTGGGTCCTGAATTAGTTTCTGATACATAAGATAAGGTTAGATTAATTCAAGATagactgaaggcagcatcaggaagacagaagtcatatgcaggtCTGAActgtaaggagattgagtattatGTTGGGGACTTAGTTTTCCTCAAGGTCTCGCCATAGAAGAAGGTACTAAGATTTGGACGGAAAGGCAAGCTAAGCTCTAGGTTCATTGAGCCTTATCACATATTGAAATGtgtgggaccggttgcctatcaaCTAGAGTTACCTCTGGAGCTAGagcggattcatgatgtgttccacgtctctatccTGAGGAGTTACCGCTCTGATCCAACGTATATTATCTCAACTGAGGAGGTTGAATTTAGACCAaatctgacctttgaggaggagccggttcagatCCTAGACCATAGTGTTAATGTCTTGAGGAAAAAGTTTGttccactggttaaggtactttggcgtaatcacagttcTGATGAGCCCACATGGGAACTTGAGGAGTCGATGCGACaataataccctcatctgttttgactaggtaaatttcgaggccaaaattttcttttaggtgtagagttgtaatgccccaaaatctaAGTGTTTATTTATGTATGTTGTGACAAAACTGTgcatctgcttcagtggttaagtgttctaggagtgtttgagaagtcttgggttcaagccttggcttatgcaaaaattttgttctttcttgaataaaccctgtctcttGTCAATAgacttcttaaataaatatggttaaaacatgtcataaaaagcCTCTTAGTCTAGTGGTAAGTGGTGTGAAGTGTTCCATGAGCTCTAAGGTTTAAGGCTTGGCGATGGAAaagtagaattttattttattgcttgGCCTTAAAAGAGTTGTGGTTGACCAAAATTTTTAATGGGTGAGAGTGTGGGTGTGTGGCCGAATATTTAGGAGGATTTTAGGGGGATTTTCAGTTGAGGAAAAGTTTGGAGAGAAGAGGTTGGGTAGAGTTCAAACTAGTTggtggagagatttgaggagatttTCGAGGAGTGGATTGAGGGAAGGAGGTAGAGGTGACGAAATTGAAATCTTTCTCAAGAGAATTCGGCTATCATCTGTCATTTGGGGGCATTTCCTACTAGTTTCGATGTTTTggttctttttccttcctttggTGCCAAAGtttgcttatttttatttttatttttgtttgagaCTGAATATCATTGCTGACCATTCGAGTATTTTCCATTTAAGGTCTATTTCAGTTTTGCTTATCTTTGCAGTGCCTTTTtgatcaatttcttttcttcattaCTCGATTTAACAACTGTTTTCTCTCGTGGTCTTTTTGTTCTTGGCCGAAGTATCCACTCTCCTCTCTCAAATTCTTTGGCTTTTAACTTTTAatccttctcttcttcttcttcctctcaaGTGAATTCTACTTGACTGAATAATGCTATTTTTCCCCCTGTGCTGATCCTTCTGTGCTCTCTGTTGACTTAGGTGGTaatacaactgctcggtatttctCTTTCgtcctttctcttcttttatctttttaatctTGTGCCTAACCTTTCTTGTACTTTCGATTTAGTTAGGGGTACAATTGCTCCACCCTGCCTCTATCATTCTCTGTACTTTCGGCTTTTGTATGGGTGTGGCCAATTGTTCTTCCTTCTTATTTGGACTCGGTGATTTCTGTAAGTGACTTTTCGTCTAGTTCAAGTTGTTCATCTGTTTGATTGTTGATAAGTTTTGGTTAGAATGTAGCTAACCCCTAAGACCTATTGTGTAGTCTCTTACAAACGAATCCAGTGGGCAATTCTCAATCGACTGATCTAATCAAGTGAAAGGTAAGCTTTTGGAAAAGTATTTTGGTGGGGGTCTTGGATAGGTCATTGGGATGCAATTAACCAAAACTTGTGATTTGATGTCGGTTAGAGAACCCATGGATTATTCGCACGTTTTCGTGAATaggtgtgtaaacactgcccaaatcataaatcggtaaaagccaaaaaATATTACCATTGATGCTACACAGGCGTACACTCGCTCGTGTGGTCATCCAAATGCATAAACGCGAGCATTTGATCGTTGAGGCCACCATAAACGATTTTGTGGGCTTAGGCCACTTTGGGCCACTTTGGGCCACTTGGCCGTGTGGGCcctacacgggtaaaccacacgaacATGTGGTGATTATCAGGCCAGGCTGTGTAgtccacatggccaaggccatttttgggtttCGTggaccacatgagcgtgtgggcccatatgggccGCATTGCGGGCCTTGGGTCCATTTTCACTGTTTAATTGTTAAGGTCGTATGGGTcgcccgagatgactgtggacctactattgggtcggtaagtatatcTAGACCCCAATCTgatgaaatgactatttttcccatatgaggtaaaatgacgGATATGcccctatgttatgtatgactgtattgagcatgccattttatatatgttgcatacatgtaGGATATTATGAGGTGATGCATGGGATTGagttattatgattggaggaagtgtactgttttggcagctctgctgcaatttCTATTTAGTACTGCAACCGGTGCTATTTTTGGtttgtagggatgggtgggttaattttatccccacacggtgtgtagggttggatgaagtggtgtgtagaggttggctgggtaggatttctgtTTGGATATCTATACTGTGACCGCCACTGaactgggctaaggcccacactgattttgattctgtaatgggctaaggccctatctGAGATTAAACTGTTACTGAAGCGGGCTTAGGCCCTGACTGTAAATGCCTACTGTATGACTGACTATTGTTaaagattacacactgagttttcataaactcacccttccattttctgcgcaggtaatccataggcgggtcggtgctgcgagggactcaaaggtggccacacaactgcatggactttttattaaattttactttataatttaatttgggtatttggttatgtaataaggcctctttaatttttaacttttgattTGAGATTGGTTTATTATAATTCATATCTAGTAGTAGTAGGACAcgagttttaaaaatgataaattctttttaaaacacCACAAGTATGCATCATATTTCAAAAAGCTTCTACAAACAAACAACGATTTAAAAAGACAAATACGATTTAATTGATTAAACATTTTGCTGAAACAACTTAGGTTTTAAAACTGAACAAGGCAACCTAAATACTAGCTAAGATTACAAAGAGAGTTAATACAGAATGGGGTTGTTCAAACGAAATTTtattttacgaaaaacactttcaTGTGACACTGCTAGATTCAATCATAACATCTatgccaggtttggggtgttacatgccgtctggtttattacaacctattatgattcctgagtggaaatgggatagagtgactatggattttgtttcgggtttacctTTGTcttcgagtaagaaagatgcgatttgggttgttgtggacaggttgactaaatcggctcatttcattccggtacaaatggattattcacttgaaaaactagctgagttgtatatctccaaggttgtgagattacatagAGTACCTggttctattatttcggatagaaattcgaggttcacatcgaggttctggaagaaattgcaagatgcattgggtacaaaactacattttagtacggcatttcacccacagacggatggtAAATCTGAGcaagttattcagatacttgaggatatgttgagatgttgtactCTTGaattcgaaggtacgtgggaaagaTATCTATCATTTATTGAATTTACGTATTACAATAGCTTCCAATtgagtattaagatggcactgtgcaaagctttatacggtcgaaaatgtcgaacaccattatactggactgagctgagaaaaaataagattcactggttgatctgattagagagattgaagaaaaagtgaaagtgatccgtaatagtttgaaagcagcgtctgatcatcagaaatcttacgcagatttaaaaagaaaagatattaagtttcagatcggggatagagtgtttttgaaagtatctccatggaagaaaatacttttatttggtcgtaaaggtaaattaagtccgcgattcatcggactgtatgagattatcgagtgagttggaccagtggcttatcggttagcattaccgtctaagttggaaaagattcataatgaatttcacgtatcgatgcttcgaagATACCAATTTGATCCCTCACATATTATTTCCCCGACTAaagttgagattcagtctgattTATTATATAATGAAGAACCAATTaaaattctagctcgtgagatcaaagagctaagaaataaaagaatagcgttagtaaaagtgttatggcatcgacacggggttgaagaagctacgtgggaacctgaggatgctatgagaatgcaatatcctaatttattcattggtaagattttcagggaccaaaatccctaagggggagagttgtaacagctcggtttgagctaaatcgaaatagtggtttcagaaccacaaatttgaggtcataaaattagatttatattatatttggtgtttatagcatgtgaatatatatgtttgaaaatttcgtgagttaattttatcatttaatagctcaatttgagaaaaaaaagacTGAATCAcctaaaatgcaaaagttgcatttgtaacaccctaaactcggcctggaagtttggcttgAACTTGgagtgtcacattgaagtgtttttcgaaaaccatgtttccattaaaaacccttcttaataattaaaaacttataccctttttaaaccttgttagaaaacctcagctgaataacattcttaacaactttgtaaaaatcttggtagttgcagaaacttactttaaaaacaattgcggttacgtgatgctttgaataacagtagttgctttggaaaatcgtgttctaatactagcaattataagaacaataaataaaattccaaatttgaaatccagaaaattacaacggctttactacaaaccacataaaataatttaaaggtaataatcaaaaactgtaacataaacagtgtgtgtggcttcctccgagcccctagcaaccccgatccatctaaggctagaaattacctgaaaggttaataaacggggtgagtttacgaaaactcagtgtgaaatcccctactataaaaaggaatagtca
This genomic interval carries:
- the LOC121226491 gene encoding uncharacterized protein, yielding MVWVVVRGHQAQVPIILRRGSQLWFMLHDAERTEMPQMLLRKKVLRFGRKGKLSSRFIEPYHILKCVGPVAYQLELPLELERIHDVFHVSILRSYRSDPTYIISTEEVEFRPNLTFEEEPVQILDHSVNVLRKKFVPLVKVLWRNHSSDEPTWELEESMRQ